The segment TCCGCCGGGTCGGGGAGCCGGCCCAGGAAGGCGAGCAGGGTGAAGAAGCGCTGGCCGTCGGTGATCTCGGCGTCCTTGGGGGTGCGCAGCCGGGCGAGCAGGTCCCGGCGGCCCTCGGGGGTGAGGGAGAGGGTCCGGCGCGGGGCGGCGCTCGCGCCGGGCTCCGTCCGGCTGTCCACCAGGCCGTTCTTCACCAGGCGGTTGATCGCCGGGTAGAGGGCACCGTCGCTGACGGGGCGCACATGACCGCTGAGGCCGTTGATGCGTTCCTTCAGCTCGTACCCGTGCAGCGGCTTCTCGTCCAGGAAACCCAGGATCGACAGCTCCAGCACCGGGTGTCCTCCTTCACGGCTGTCGTCGGACCGGTCGCCATGGTATCTCTTTTCGATGTGCCTCGATTCGAGGTACATCGAAAAGAGGGGGATGCTTTCCTATGTCCGCGCACCGCCGCACGCTCGTCCGGCTCGCCCGCCCGGTCTATCTCGAACTCCTGGCCGGAGTCGCCGCCGGCGTCATCAACATGGTCTGGGTCGCCCGGCTCGGCGGGGGCGCCGTCGCCGCCGTCGCGATCGCCACCAACGTCGAGAACCTGCTCCTCGGCGTCGTCCTCGTGGCCGGTTCCGGCACCACCGTGCTCGTCGCCCGCGCCCGCGGCGCCGACGACCCGGGCGCCGTCCGCGCCGCCGTCCGGGGCGCCGCCGCCCTCGGCGCCCTGCTGATACCACCCGTGGCCCTCGGCGGGTACCTGCTGCGCGACCCGCTCGCCGCCCTGCTGCTCGGCGGCCCGGACCACCCCGCCCACGCCCTGGCCGTCGCCTACTTCGCGGTCTCGCTCCCCGGCACGGCCGTCTTCTTCGCCACGAACGTCCTCGACGGCATCCTCAAGGGCGCGGGCGACACCCGCACCCCCATGCGGCTCGCCTTCCTCGCCAACGGACTGATCCTCGTCCTCGACCCGCTGCTCATCCACGCGTACGGGGTGCAGGGCGCCGCCCTCGCCACCGTCACCGGCCGGGCCGTCGCCCTCGCCGTCGGACTGCTCGCCCTGCGCCGCAACCCCCTGCTCAGGGCCGCCCGTGCCGCCCGCCGGGCCGAGCGGACCGCCGCCGCCCTGCGCCGGACCGCGGTCACCGGACTGCCGATGGGCGTCGACTTCGCCGTCCGGATGGCGGGGGCCCTCGCCCTCGTCTCCGTCGTGGCCCGGCTCGGTGTCACCGAGATCGCCGCCTACGGCATCGCCACCAAGGCCATGTACGTGGCGACCATGGCCTTCTACGCCGTCCGGCAGGCCGCCGCCATCCACAGCGCCCATCTCCTCGGAGCGGGCCGCGACGAACGCCGGGCCGTCGGACGACAGGCCCTGCTGCTCGGCGGGGTGCTCGGCGCCGGCTCCGCGGGAGTGCTGCTCCTGGGCGCGGGACCCGTCATGCGGGCCTTCGGCGCCGAGCCCGCCGTGGCGGATGCGGGCGCGCTCTTCCTGCGCTGCCTCGGCCCCTATCTGCTGCTCATGGCCGGATACATCGCGCTCGCCGGGGTCTTCGAGGGCACCGGGGCGAGCCCGTACCTCGCCCGGATCACCGTCGCGGGCGTCCTGGTCCAGCTGCCGCTCGCGTACGGCCTCTCAGGTCTCGGACTGCCCGGGATCTGCCTGGCCATGGCCCTCGCCATGGCGGCCCAGTGCGCGGCACTGGGACTGCTGCACCGCCGTACCGTCGGCGCCCCTCAGCGCGAGCCGGACAGCGCCTTCTCGCGCTCCGGCTGAGTCGCCTGCGCGGGCACGACCGCGGACCCGGTGAGACGGGGCTCCGTCACCGTCTGCTGCCACAGGATCCGGCAGGCGATGAGCGTGGCCGCGATCAGCAGACCGTTCCGGGTGAACAGCACCGCGATGCCCAGCGGATCGCTCCTGGTCACGTGGGAGAACCACACCGGGAACTCGAACTGCGTCACCGCCGCCGCCCACACGATCAGATGCGCCGGCCGCTCCATCCGGCTCGACCGGTACGCGAGACACACCGCCGCCAGACCGACCAGCCACAGCATGTACTGCGGGGACAGCACCCGGCTCGTCGTGGTGAAGAGCAGCACCGCCACGAAGCCCGCGTCGGCGACCGTCGACGAGGTGAAGCGGCGTGCCTTGAACCGCCAGAGCAGCAGCCAGCCGAAGGCGGCGAAGGTGAGGACCATCGCGGCCGTCGAGACGGTGGAGACGTACGGGCCGAGGAACTCGATCGAGCCGTAGTTCATCTGCGCCTCGCCGCTCCAGCCGAAGTGCCGGGCCACGTGGAAGACCATCGCGCCCAGCGACTCGACCTCGGTGCCCCGGTCGCGCTGGAAGGAGAGGAAGGCGAGCGCGCCCGGCATCCACAGCACGCAGAACAGCAGCACCGCGGCCGCCGCGCCCACCGCCACGGGCCAGGAGCGGAAGGTCGCCCTGCCCTTCGGGGTGCCCGCGAGCAGCAGCACCGGCCACACCTTCAGGACCGCACCGAAGCCCGCGAGAGCGCCCAGGACGCGCGGGCTCCGGCCGGCCGCGAGTATCGCCGCCACCGCGACGGCGGTCACCATCACGTCGTACCGGGCGTACACGGTCGGGCCGAGCAGGGCGACGCCCGCGATCCAGATCCAGGCACCGCGCGGCGAGCGGCCGGCCCGGCGGCCCGTGTGCAGGAGCAGCCCGAAGACGAGCGCGTCACAGAGGAAGGCGAGGACGAAGAAGGCGGCCGAGTAGCCGAGGAAGGGCAGCAGCCCCGGGGCGAGGATCGCGAACGCGGCGGCCGGCGGGTACTGCCAGGTCACGTCGTCCAGCGGATACGTGCCCGTCCGCAGGACCTCGTACCAGCCCTGGTAGATGTTCTCGATGTCGAACGTGATGTCCGGTCCGGGGATCACCACGACCTTGAAGACGCACAGCAGCAGGATGACCCGGGTCAGGGCCCAGAGGCCGACCGGCAGTCGCAGACCCGTGCGTGACCACTTCCCCACTGCGCCCGTCATCACTGTCTCGTCCTTGTCCTGTCGGCCCGCTCACGCGGGGGAGTGGTGGTGCTGGGCGGTGGGTGCGCTCGCGGTAGATTCGGCCACGATGCACAAGACCCTGATCGTAACCAACGACTTCCCGCCGCGTCCCGGCGGAATCCAGGCCTTCCTGCACAACATGGCCCTCCGCCTGGATCCCGAACAGATCGTGGTCTACGCCTCCACCTGGAAGCGCAGCCGCGAAGGGGCCGAGGCGACGGCCGCGTTCGACGCCGAACAGCCTTTCACGGTCGTCCGGGATCGCACCACCATGCTGTTGCCCACACCTCGGGTCACCGCCCGTGCCACCGCGCTCCTGCGCGAGCACGGCTGCGAGTCCGTGTGGTTCGGCGCGGCCGCGCCGCTCGGCCTGATGGCCCCCGCGCTGCGCAGGGCCGGCGCGCGGCGACTCGTCGCCACCACGCACGGCCACGAGGCGGGCTGGGCCCAGCTGCCCGCCTCCCGGCAGCTGCTGCGGCGGATCGGCGAGGGCACGGACACGATCACCTACCTCGGCGAGTACACCCGCTCCCGGATCGCCGCGGCCCTCACGCCGGCCGCCGCGGACCGGATGACGCAGCTCCCGCCGGGTGTCGACGAGAAGACCTTCCACCCCGACTCGGGCGGCGCGGAGGTCCGCGCCCGCCTCGGGCTCAGCGACCGCCCCGTGGTCGTCTGTGTCTCCCGGCTCGTCCCGCGCAAGGGCCAGGACACCCTGATCCGGGCCATGCCGCAGATCCTGCGCCATGTGCCGGACGCGGTCCTCCTGATCGTCGGCGGCGGCCCGTACGAGAAGGACCTGCACCGTCTCGCCGCCGAGACCGGGGTGGCCGGATCCGTACGCTTCACCGGCGCCGTCCCCTGGTCGGAGCTGCCCGCCCACTACGGAGCCGGTGACGTCTTCGCCATGCCCTGCCGCACCCGGCGCGGCGGCCTCGACGTCGAGGGCCTCGGCATCGTCTACCTGGAGGCTTCCGCGACCGGCCTTCCCGTCGTCGCGGGCGACTCGGGCGGAGCCCCCGACGCGGTCCTCGACGGCGAGACCGGCTGGGTCGTCCGCGGCGAGTCCGCCGAGGACACCGCCGACCGCGTCACCACCCTCCTCCTCGACCCGGAACTCCGCGCCCGCATGGGCGAGCGGGGCCGGGCCTGGGTCGAGGAGAAGTGGCGCTGGGACCTCCTCGCGGAGCGGCTCAGGGAGCTGCTGTAGCGGTCGGCTTCCGTGTCATGACGTAGGTGCTGCCGGAGTCGGGGTCGCCGAAGAAGAAGAACAGGACGGGTGCCCGCCGCTCGTCGCGGTCCACGAAGAAGCGCCAGGCGTAGGCCGTGGGCGCGTCCGAGGCGGTCGGCAGGGGCGGCTGCGCGTCGGTGCGCGTCTCGACCTTCGTGCGGGCGGTGAGCTCCAGGCGCACCCGCTGGCCGTCGGCGGTGTCGGCGAGGGACCAGCTGCCCGTGCCGGAGAGCCGCCAGCCCTCGTCGAACGCGAAGTCCTGGCCGTCGAGCCGGGTGACGGTCGCCGTGCCGTCCGGGCGCAGCGTCATCGAGGTGCCCTCGGTGGACTCCCAGGCCCCGGCGATCTCGGACGTCGTGGCGTCGTGGACGCCCGTCCCCCCGTAGTACTGGGCCGGGCCGGCGAAGCAGCCGGTCAGGGCGGTGAGCAGGGCCACCACCGCGCCGTATCGCCGGAGCCGGCGGAGCGCGTTTCCCCTCGTGATCTTCATGGGGGCATCCTGTCACGGGGAATTGAACACGTTCAAGGCCGAGGTGTGGCGAGAATGCGCAAACGGCCGGAGGCCCGGGGCGAGCTCGCCCCGGGCCTCCGGCCGTACGTACGTGACGTCCGGGATCAACCCCGGTAGATCGCCTCGATCTCGTCCGCGAAGTCCTTCGCCACCACGTTCCGCTTCAGCTTCAGGGACGGGGTGATGTGGCCCGCCTCCTCCGTGAACTGGGCCGGGAGGATGCGGAACTTGCGGACCGACTCCGCCTTGGAGACCGCCGCGTTGCCGTCGTCGATCGCGCGCTGGACCTCCGCCACCAGGTCCGCGTCGTCGCGGAGGGTGACCGCCGTCGAACCCGCCGGCTTGCCGTGCTCGGCGGCCCAGCGGCCCAGGAACTCCTCGTCGATCGTGACGAGCGCGCCCACGAACGGACGCCCGTCGCCGACCACCATGCACTCCGCGACCAGCGCGTGCGCCCGGATCCGGTCCTCGATGACCGCCGGGGCGACGTTCTTGCCGCCCGCCGTCACCAGGATCTCCTTCTTCCGGCCGGTGATCGCGAGGTAGCCGTCCTCGTCGAGGGTGCCGATGTCACCCGTGTGGAACCAGCCGTCCGCCAGCGCCTCGGCCGTCGCCGTCGGGTTGTTCCAGTACTCCGTGAAGATGTGCTCGCCGTGCAGCAGCACCTCGCCGTCGTCGGCGATCCGCACCACCGAACCCGGCAGCGGCTGACCGACCGTGCCGATCTTCTGCCGGTCCCACGGGTTGAACGCCGTCGCCGCGCACGACTCCGTCAGGCCGTAGCCCTCCAGGACCGTGAAGCCGATGCCCCGGAAGAAGTGACCGAGCCGCTCACCCAGCGGCGCGCCGCCCGAGATCGCGTACTCGCCACGGCCGCCGAGCACCGCCCGCAGCTTGCTGAAGACCAGCTTGTCGAAGATCTTGTGCTTCAGCTTGAGGCCGAAGGACGGGCCCTGCGGGGTGCTCAGCGCCCTGCTGTACGCGATCGCCGTGTGCGCGGCCTTGTCGAAGATCTTGCCCTTGCCGTCGGCCTGCGCCTTGGCCCGAGCCGAGTTGTAGACCTTCTCGAAGACCCGGGGCACGCCCAGGATCAGCGTCGGCCGGAACGAGGCCAGCTCGTCCGTGAGGTTCTTGATGTCCGGGACGCAGCCCAGCCGGATCGGCGCCATCACCGACGCGATCTCGACGAGCCGCCCGAAGACGTGCGCGGCCGGCAGGAACAGCAGCACCGAACACTCGCCCGTACGGAAGAGGGGCTTCAGGCGCGCCACCACGTTGCCGCACTCGGCGAAGAAGGCCCGGTGGGTCAGGACGCAGCCCTTGGGGCGGCCCGTCGTGCCGGAGGTGTAGACGATCGTCGCCGGGTCGTCCGCGTTCGCCGCCGACATGCGCTCGTCGAGCAGCTCGTCGGAGACGTCCGAGCCGGCCGCGGTCAGCTGCGCGACCGCGTCGTCCTCGATCTGCCAGACGCCCTTGAGCTCCGGCAGGTTCGCCCGCACGGACTCGACGGACTCCTGGTGCGCCCCGCTCTCGACGAGCGCGAGCGTCGCGTCCGAGTCGCCGAGGATCCACTGGATCTGCTCCGGCGAGCTGGTCTCGTACA is part of the Streptomyces sp. NBC_00250 genome and harbors:
- a CDS encoding PadR family transcriptional regulator, which encodes MLELSILGFLDEKPLHGYELKERINGLSGHVRPVSDGALYPAINRLVKNGLVDSRTEPGASAAPRRTLSLTPEGRRDLLARLRTPKDAEITDGQRFFTLLAFLGRLPDPADQAAVLRRRQEFLNTPASFFYEGGTPVSVEREPDLFRQGMLRIARATGTAEKAWLTDALAALEGTSRDTA
- a CDS encoding MATE family efflux transporter, with protein sequence MSAHRRTLVRLARPVYLELLAGVAAGVINMVWVARLGGGAVAAVAIATNVENLLLGVVLVAGSGTTVLVARARGADDPGAVRAAVRGAAALGALLIPPVALGGYLLRDPLAALLLGGPDHPAHALAVAYFAVSLPGTAVFFATNVLDGILKGAGDTRTPMRLAFLANGLILVLDPLLIHAYGVQGAALATVTGRAVALAVGLLALRRNPLLRAARAARRAERTAAALRRTAVTGLPMGVDFAVRMAGALALVSVVARLGVTEIAAYGIATKAMYVATMAFYAVRQAAAIHSAHLLGAGRDERRAVGRQALLLGGVLGAGSAGVLLLGAGPVMRAFGAEPAVADAGALFLRCLGPYLLLMAGYIALAGVFEGTGASPYLARITVAGVLVQLPLAYGLSGLGLPGICLAMALAMAAQCAALGLLHRRTVGAPQREPDSAFSRSG
- a CDS encoding glycosyltransferase 87 family protein, with the protein product MTGAVGKWSRTGLRLPVGLWALTRVILLLCVFKVVVIPGPDITFDIENIYQGWYEVLRTGTYPLDDVTWQYPPAAAFAILAPGLLPFLGYSAAFFVLAFLCDALVFGLLLHTGRRAGRSPRGAWIWIAGVALLGPTVYARYDVMVTAVAVAAILAAGRSPRVLGALAGFGAVLKVWPVLLLAGTPKGRATFRSWPVAVGAAAAVLLFCVLWMPGALAFLSFQRDRGTEVESLGAMVFHVARHFGWSGEAQMNYGSIEFLGPYVSTVSTAAMVLTFAAFGWLLLWRFKARRFTSSTVADAGFVAVLLFTTTSRVLSPQYMLWLVGLAAVCLAYRSSRMERPAHLIVWAAAVTQFEFPVWFSHVTRSDPLGIAVLFTRNGLLIAATLIACRILWQQTVTEPRLTGSAVVPAQATQPEREKALSGSR
- a CDS encoding glycosyltransferase family 4 protein, which gives rise to MHKTLIVTNDFPPRPGGIQAFLHNMALRLDPEQIVVYASTWKRSREGAEATAAFDAEQPFTVVRDRTTMLLPTPRVTARATALLREHGCESVWFGAAAPLGLMAPALRRAGARRLVATTHGHEAGWAQLPASRQLLRRIGEGTDTITYLGEYTRSRIAAALTPAAADRMTQLPPGVDEKTFHPDSGGAEVRARLGLSDRPVVVCVSRLVPRKGQDTLIRAMPQILRHVPDAVLLIVGGGPYEKDLHRLAAETGVAGSVRFTGAVPWSELPAHYGAGDVFAMPCRTRRGGLDVEGLGIVYLEASATGLPVVAGDSGGAPDAVLDGETGWVVRGESAEDTADRVTTLLLDPELRARMGERGRAWVEEKWRWDLLAERLRELL
- a CDS encoding AMP-dependent synthetase/ligase, producing MREFSLPALYEVPADGNLTDLIRRNASQHPDVAVMGRKVDGVWTDVTATQFLAEVRGAAKGLIAAGVEPGDRVALLSRTRYEWVLLDFAIWSAGGVTVPVYETSSPEQIQWILGDSDATLALVESGAHQESVESVRANLPELKGVWQIEDDAVAQLTAAGSDVSDELLDERMSAANADDPATIVYTSGTTGRPKGCVLTHRAFFAECGNVVARLKPLFRTGECSVLLFLPAAHVFGRLVEIASVMAPIRLGCVPDIKNLTDELASFRPTLILGVPRVFEKVYNSARAKAQADGKGKIFDKAAHTAIAYSRALSTPQGPSFGLKLKHKIFDKLVFSKLRAVLGGRGEYAISGGAPLGERLGHFFRGIGFTVLEGYGLTESCAATAFNPWDRQKIGTVGQPLPGSVVRIADDGEVLLHGEHIFTEYWNNPTATAEALADGWFHTGDIGTLDEDGYLAITGRKKEILVTAGGKNVAPAVIEDRIRAHALVAECMVVGDGRPFVGALVTIDEEFLGRWAAEHGKPAGSTAVTLRDDADLVAEVQRAIDDGNAAVSKAESVRKFRILPAQFTEEAGHITPSLKLKRNVVAKDFADEIEAIYRG